One Syntrophales bacterium DNA segment encodes these proteins:
- the infA gene encoding translation initiation factor IF-1, protein MAKEEPIEVEGRVIEPLPNAMFRVELENGHRVLAHISGKMRMHFIKILPGDKVTVELSPYDLTRGRIIYRSK, encoded by the coding sequence ATGGCAAAAGAAGAACCTATAGAGGTTGAAGGTCGGGTCATCGAACCTTTACCGAATGCTATGTTTCGTGTTGAACTGGAAAATGGACATCGTGTCCTTGCCCATATTTCGGGAAAGATGCGGATGCATTTTATTAAAATACTCCCCGGTGATAAGGTGACTGTTGAACTGTCCCCCTATGATCTGACGCGGGGAAGGATTATATACAGGTCAAAATAG
- the secY gene encoding preprotein translocase subunit SecY, producing the protein MLEGFKNISKIPELQKRILFTLLLLFVYRIGAHVPTPGIDTAALAAFFEQAKGSLLGLFDMFAGGALSNLSVFALGIMPYISASIILQLMTVAVPHLEKLSKEGEAGRRKITQYTRYGTVILSIIQGFGIAIGLENMAGPSGASIVINPGWDFRLMTMITLTAGTAFIMWLGERITEKGIGNGISLIIFSGIVCGGPVAIINTFRLLSAGEMGIFVIVLLFIMMVAVVGVIVFVESGQRRIPIQYAKRIVGRKMYGGQTTHLPLKINMAGVIPPIFASSIIMFPATIANFIPHPWMKMVADILIPGKWGYEVLYVAFIIFFCYFYTAVTFKPSDVADNIKKYGGYVPGIRPGKKTAEYIDDILTKLTFSGAIYVSAVCVLPSILVSYFNAPFYFGGTALLIVVGVALDTAGQIETHLLTRQYEGFMKKGRIARRR; encoded by the coding sequence TCTTTACGCTTCTTCTGTTGTTTGTCTACAGAATAGGTGCGCATGTCCCCACGCCGGGAATCGACACGGCAGCATTAGCAGCCTTTTTTGAACAGGCGAAGGGTTCCCTTCTCGGACTCTTTGATATGTTTGCCGGAGGGGCCCTCTCCAATCTATCTGTCTTTGCCCTCGGGATTATGCCCTATATCAGTGCATCCATTATCCTCCAGTTAATGACTGTCGCTGTTCCCCACTTAGAAAAGCTCTCTAAGGAGGGTGAAGCGGGAAGAAGAAAGATAACCCAGTACACACGATACGGGACGGTAATTTTAAGCATCATTCAAGGTTTTGGCATCGCCATTGGACTGGAAAATATGGCCGGTCCCAGCGGTGCGTCTATTGTGATTAATCCCGGCTGGGACTTTCGATTGATGACTATGATCACGCTGACTGCCGGCACGGCATTCATCATGTGGCTTGGAGAGAGGATTACAGAAAAGGGAATCGGTAATGGTATCTCCCTGATCATCTTTTCCGGAATTGTATGCGGAGGCCCCGTGGCAATCATCAACACCTTCCGCCTTTTGTCTGCGGGTGAAATGGGCATCTTCGTCATTGTCCTGTTGTTCATCATGATGGTCGCTGTTGTAGGAGTCATTGTATTTGTTGAGAGCGGTCAAAGGAGAATACCGATACAATATGCAAAACGGATTGTGGGCAGAAAGATGTATGGTGGACAGACAACGCATCTACCCCTGAAGATAAATATGGCGGGGGTTATCCCCCCCATATTTGCCTCCTCGATTATCATGTTTCCCGCGACGATTGCCAATTTCATTCCCCATCCCTGGATGAAGATGGTGGCAGATATCCTGATCCCTGGAAAATGGGGGTATGAGGTACTTTATGTCGCCTTTATTATATTCTTCTGTTACTTCTATACAGCAGTTACCTTCAAACCTTCTGATGTGGCTGATAATATTAAAAAGTATGGGGGTTACGTCCCGGGGATAAGGCCGGGTAAAAAGACGGCGGAGTATATAGACGATATTTTGACTAAACTGACTTTTAGTGGCGCAATTTACGTCTCGGCGGTCTGTGTGCTGCCCAGTATACTGGTCAGTTACTTTAATGCACCCTTTTATTTCGGGGGTACGGCGCTGCTAATTGTTGTCGGTGTTGCCCTCGATACGGCAGGTCAAATAGAAACTCATTTATTGACAAGACAATATGAGGGGTTCATGAAGAAGGGACGTATCGCAAGAAGGCGCTGA
- the rpsM gene encoding 30S ribosomal protein S13 produces the protein MARIAGVDLPRNKRMEVALTYIYGIGCTKSRETLRKAGVSFDTKTDNLADSEITSIRNIIDKEHKIEGDLRREVSMSVKRLIDIGTYRGLRHRKGLPVRGQRTHTNARTRKGPRRTTVGKKK, from the coding sequence GTGGCGAGAATTGCGGGAGTGGATCTACCGAGGAACAAAAGGATGGAAGTTGCCTTAACTTATATATATGGCATAGGGTGTACCAAATCGAGAGAGACACTTAGGAAGGCAGGTGTCAGCTTTGATACAAAGACAGACAACCTCGCTGATTCAGAGATAACCTCAATAAGGAATATTATCGATAAAGAACATAAGATTGAGGGAGATTTAAGGAGAGAAGTGTCCATGTCGGTGAAACGCTTGATAGATATTGGTACCTATCGCGGATTAAGGCACCGTAAGGGGCTCCCTGTCCGAGGTCAAAGAACCCATACAAATGCCCGGACAAGAAAGGGACCAAGACGGACGACCGTCGGCAAAAAGAAGTAA
- the rpmJ gene encoding 50S ribosomal protein L36: MKVRSSVKKICDKCKIIKRHGVLRVICENPKHKQRQG; the protein is encoded by the coding sequence TTGAAAGTAAGGTCTTCCGTGAAAAAAATTTGCGATAAATGCAAGATTATCAAAAGACATGGAGTGTTGCGAGTTATCTGTGAGAATCCCAAGCATAAGCAACGTCAGGGATAA
- the map gene encoding type I methionyl aminopeptidase, with protein MVILRLPEEIEKIRTSNLIVAEILNELKEKVKPGITTVELDRIASELARKKGARPAFKGYRGYPFSLCTSVNFEVVHGLPSTKALVEGDIISLDFGIYYKGYYGDAAVTVPVGNVSPEAARLMEVTEQGLYDGIKEAKAGNRLGDISAGVQMRVEAAGFSVVRDFVGHGIGKNLHEEPQIPNYGERGRGVELKAGMVLAIEPMVNEGTHRVRILSNGWTVVTEDVKLSAHFEHSVAITDNGPDILSKIQ; from the coding sequence ATGGTTATTTTGAGGCTTCCTGAGGAAATTGAGAAGATAAGAACAAGTAATCTCATTGTGGCGGAGATATTGAACGAATTAAAGGAAAAGGTAAAACCTGGTATAACCACAGTAGAGCTGGACAGAATAGCCTCCGAACTGGCCAGGAAGAAGGGGGCGAGGCCAGCGTTTAAAGGGTACAGGGGTTATCCATTTTCCCTGTGTACCTCGGTCAATTTTGAAGTTGTTCACGGCCTCCCATCAACTAAGGCTCTGGTCGAGGGTGATATTATAAGCCTCGATTTTGGTATATATTATAAAGGGTACTATGGAGATGCCGCGGTAACTGTTCCGGTCGGTAACGTCTCTCCCGAAGCGGCAAGGCTCATGGAGGTCACGGAGCAGGGTTTATATGATGGTATAAAGGAGGCAAAAGCCGGAAATCGTCTGGGTGATATATCTGCCGGTGTACAGATGCGCGTTGAGGCTGCTGGTTTTTCTGTTGTCAGAGATTTTGTAGGCCACGGCATCGGGAAGAATCTCCATGAGGAACCTCAGATACCAAATTACGGGGAGCGAGGGAGAGGCGTTGAATTAAAGGCCGGTATGGTGCTGGCCATAGAACCAATGGTCAACGAAGGCACACATAGAGTCAGGATATTGTCTAATGGTTGGACTGTCGTGACAGAAGATGTAAAACTCTCAGCCCACTTTGAGCATTCTGTGGCGATCACCGATAATGGTCCGGATATCCTCAGCAAAATACAGTAG